The Symphalangus syndactylus isolate Jambi chromosome 16, NHGRI_mSymSyn1-v2.1_pri, whole genome shotgun sequence genome has a window encoding:
- the ZNF718 gene encoding zinc finger protein 718 isoform X2 — protein MRFHRVGQAGLELLTSAVCSHFTQNLWTVQGIEDSFQELIPKGHEKRGHENLRKTCKSVNECKVQKGGYNGINQCLLTTQSKIIQSNICVKVFHKFSNSIKRKIRYTGDKTFKCKECGKSFHVLSCLTQHKRIHTGENPYTCEECGKAFNQSSVLTKHKRIHAREKFYKCEECGKGFTRSSHLTKHKRIHTGEKPYICEECGKAFNQSSTLNLHKRIHSGQKYYKCEECGKAFKWSSSLNEHKRIHAGEKPFSCEECGSVFTTSSDFAKHKRIHTGEKPYRCEECGKSFNRSTTLTTHKRIHTGEKPYTCEECGKAFNWSSTLNVHKRIHSGKNPYKCEDCGKAFKVFANLHNHTKIHTGEKPYICKQCGKAFKQSSHLNKHKKIHTVYKPYKCKECRKAFKQYSNLPQHKRTHTGGKF, from the coding sequence ctgTGTGTTCACATTTCACCCAAAACCTTTGGACAGTGCAGGGCATAGAAGATTCATTCCAAGAACTTATACCAAAAGGACATGAGAAACGTGGACATGAGAATTTAAGAAAAACTTGTAAAAGTGTGAATGAGTGTAAGGTGCAGAAAGGTGGTTATAATGGAATTAACCAATGCTTATTAACTACCCAGAGCAAAATAATTCAATCTAATATATGTGTCAAagtttttcataaattttcaaattcaatCAAACGTAAGATAAGATATACTGGAGATAAAACCtttaaatgtaaagaatgtggcaaatcATTTCACGTGCTCTCATGCCTAACTCAACAcaaaagaattcatactggagagaacccctacacatgtgaagaatgtggcaaagcattTAATCAGTCCTCAGTTCTTActaaacataagagaattcatgcCAGAGAGAAATTCTACAAGTGTGAAGAATGTGGTAAAGGCTTTACTCGGTCCTCACaccttactaaacataagagaattcatactggagagaaaccctacataTGTGAAGAATGTGGTAAAGCTTTTAACCAATCCTCAACCCTTAATTTACATAAGAGAATTCATTCTGGACAAAAAtactacaaatgtgaagaatgtggtaaAGCCTTTAAGTGGTCCTCATCCCTTAAtgaacataagagaattcatgcTGGAGAGAAACCCTTCTCATGCGAAGAATGTGGCAGTGTCTTTACCACATCCTCAGACTTTGctaaacataagagaattcatacaggagagaaaccctacagatgtgaagaatgtggcaaatccTTTAATAGGTCCACAACTCTTACGACACATAAGAGAatccatactggagagaaaccctacacatgtgaagaatgtggtaAAGCCTTTAATTGGTCCTCAACCCTTAATGTACACAAGAGAATTCACTCTGGAAAAAatccctacaaatgtgaagattgtggcaaagcctttaaagTGTTTGCAAACCTGCATAATCACAcgaaaattcatactggagagaaaccctacataTGTAAacaatgtggcaaagcctttaaacaGTCCTCACACCtgaataaacataagaaaattcacACTGTATAtaaaccctacaaatgtaaagaatgcaGGAAAGCTTTTAAGCAGTACTCCAACCTTCCTCAACATAAGAGAACTCATACTGGAGGAAAATTTTAG